One Stegostoma tigrinum isolate sSteTig4 chromosome 22, sSteTig4.hap1, whole genome shotgun sequence DNA segment encodes these proteins:
- the gprc5c gene encoding G-protein coupled receptor family C group 5 member C isoform X2, with product MRLNTLQLPWWISLLPGTAAVAPVGCAASLDSLYFNLCDLSAVWGIVLQALASAGILSCFVLSLVLLASIPFVQDSKRKSTIGIQLFFIFGTFGLFCLVFDFIINKDFATCASRRFLFGVLFAICFSCMLAHSIRLNLLVRKNNGPKAWHIFSLALSLTFVEVIINTEWLIITIVRNNGTSSAFLGDPCNIANMDFAMALIYVMFLIVVTFGLAVSTQWGHFKHWKKHGIFILVTVSFSIAIWIVWIVMYVYGNKKVGNQTWNDPTLSIALVANAWVFVFMYIIPEICHLTKASMEQHYVEEVYPTRGVGYETILKEQQAQHMYIENKAFSMDEPNAANKPKSPYTGYTGYNGQLRNSVYQPTEMALMNKTNVRTQYGKSLW from the exons ATGAGGCTGAACACACTGCAGCTTCCTTGGTGGATCAGCCTCCTCCCGGGGACCGCAGCCGTCGCTCCAGTGGGTTGTGCTGCTAGTCTCGACTCACTTTACTTCAACCTATGTGATTTATCAGCTGTCTGGGGGATTGTGTTACAAGCTCTAGCCAGTGCAGGCATACTAAGTTGCTTTGTGCTGTCACTGGTTTTATTAGCGAGCATACCCTTTGTCCAGGACAGCAAGAGGAAGAGCACCATtggaattcagcttttcttcatttTTGGCACATTTGGGCTCTTTTGCCTGGTTTTTGATTTCATTATCAACAAGGACTTCGCAACCTGTGCTTCCAGAAGGTTCTTGTTTGGCGTTCTGTTTGCAATCTGCTTTTCCTGCATGTTGGCACACTCTATCAGACTTAACTTGCTTGTAAGAAAAAACAATGGCCCTAAAGCCTGGCACATTTTTAGCCTGGCACTTTCTCTCACCTTTGTGGAAGTGATAATAAACACTGAATGGTTAATAATCACCATTGTAAGGAATAATGGCACCAGTTCTGCATTTCTTGGAGATCCTTGCAATATTGCTAATATGGATTTTGCTATGGCTTTAATTTATGTCATGTTTCTTATCGTAGTTACATTTGGTCTTGCTGTGTCCACTCAGTGGGGTCATTTTAAACACTGGAAGAAACATGGCATATTTATCCTTGTCACAGTTAGTTTCTCCATCGCCATCTGGATTGTGTGGATTGTAATGTATGTTTATGGAAATAAGAAAGTCGGAAATCAAACCTGGAATGATCCAACACTCTCTATTGCACTGGTTGCCAATGCCTGGGTGTTTGTCTTTATGTACATCATCCCCGAGATCTGCCACCTGACAAAAGCTAGTATGGAGCAGCATTATGTTGAAGAGGTATATCCAACAAGAGGAGTGGGCTATGAGACCATCCTAAAGGAGCAGCAAGCTCAACACATGTACATAGAAAACAAGGCATTCTCGATGGATGAACCCAATGCAG CAAACAAGCCCAAATCACCTTATACTGGTTACACGGGTTACAATGGACAGCTTCGCAATAGTGTATATCAGCCGACTGAAATGGCATTGATGAACAAAACCAAC